A stretch of [Clostridium] scindens DNA encodes these proteins:
- a CDS encoding phospholipase D family protein: MKKRLRFKLRYLVFIILAFVLYVLLGIILSYNRHPQVSKEYQENFDPKECYSDQASCDRACVIEDNEEGLKERLNMFAQARDRIILSTFDFHADKSGKDVIAALIEAADRGVDVKILVDGFSALQQMDGNAYFQALSTMDKVEIRIYNRINLLMPWKSMGRLHDKYVIIDDDLYLLGGRNTYDYFLGDHGYKNYDRDVLVYTPEPENQESSIHQLEAYFESVWKLDVCKPFYNDSKNASKEKVAQAREKLKKRYQKMIQEFPEMEEARDYTERTFEVNRITLLYNPTHVYSKEPTLFYSLKRLMEETDEEVAIHTPYVICNDWMYQSFADICEENPNVTMMTNSVANNGNPFGASDYQKNKGRLLETGLKIQEYEGGVSYHGKSITIGDELAIVGSFNMDMRSAYLDTELMLVVDSKEVTSQLKGYMEAYEADSVKVLDEENYEVPEGVERQELTKKREQRIRLVGLFNWFRFLM, encoded by the coding sequence TTGAAAAAGAGACTGAGGTTTAAATTGAGATATTTGGTATTTATTATTTTGGCATTTGTTCTGTACGTGCTTCTGGGAATCATACTGTCCTATAACAGGCATCCCCAGGTGAGCAAAGAATATCAGGAGAACTTCGACCCAAAGGAATGCTATTCGGATCAGGCTTCCTGTGACAGAGCCTGCGTGATTGAAGATAATGAAGAGGGATTGAAAGAACGGTTGAACATGTTTGCACAGGCGAGGGACAGGATTATTCTGTCCACTTTTGACTTTCATGCGGATAAGAGCGGAAAGGACGTGATCGCCGCATTGATCGAGGCGGCAGACCGGGGCGTGGATGTAAAGATTCTGGTGGACGGATTCTCGGCGCTGCAGCAGATGGATGGCAATGCATATTTTCAGGCGCTGTCCACCATGGACAAGGTGGAGATCAGGATCTACAACCGGATCAATCTGCTGATGCCCTGGAAGAGCATGGGACGGCTTCATGACAAATATGTGATCATAGATGACGACCTCTATCTGCTGGGAGGCAGGAACACCTATGATTATTTTCTGGGAGATCATGGATATAAGAATTATGACAGGGATGTGCTGGTCTATACGCCGGAACCTGAAAATCAGGAAAGTTCCATCCATCAGCTGGAAGCGTACTTTGAGTCCGTCTGGAAACTGGATGTCTGCAAGCCTTTTTATAATGATTCGAAGAATGCATCCAAAGAGAAAGTAGCCCAGGCCAGGGAGAAATTAAAGAAGCGTTACCAGAAGATGATCCAGGAGTTTCCGGAGATGGAGGAAGCGCGCGACTATACAGAGCGTACGTTTGAGGTGAACCGTATTACGCTTCTTTACAACCCCACCCATGTATACTCCAAAGAGCCGACGCTGTTCTATTCCCTGAAGCGGCTGATGGAAGAGACGGATGAGGAAGTGGCGATCCATACGCCCTATGTCATCTGTAATGACTGGATGTACCAGTCATTTGCGGATATCTGCGAGGAAAATCCGAATGTAACCATGATGACTAATTCGGTCGCCAATAACGGGAATCCTTTTGGAGCGTCAGATTATCAGAAAAATAAAGGAAGGCTTCTGGAGACGGGCCTTAAAATCCAGGAGTATGAAGGCGGGGTGTCTTATCATGGAAAGAGCATTACCATAGGAGATGAACTGGCGATCGTAGGCTCGTTTAATATGGACATGCGAAGCGCATATCTGGATACGGAACTGATGCTGGTGGTTGACAGCAAGGAAGTAACCAGTCAGTTGAAGGGCTATATGGAAGCATATGAGGCAGACTCTGTAAAAGTCCTGGATGAAGAGAATTATGAGGTCCCGGAAGGGGTCGAAAGGCAGGAACTTACTAAAAAGCGGGAACAGCGAATCCGTCTTGTTGGCTTGTTCAACTGGTTCCGGTTCCTGATGTAG
- a CDS encoding CDP-alcohol phosphatidyltransferase family protein, translating to MRQDWKREYFSVPNLMGYFRIILIPVYLWLYFNASGTADYMKAAAVIGISGLTDCFDGKIARRFDLITEWGKILDPIADKLTLGAVILSLAFRYPLMRAVVLLYIVKEGYMLIMGGLMMKKGRYMDGAQWYGKVCTAYTYVMIFLLLMIPGMPDMATKAMIGLCCLIMLFTLAKYVLFYRRMRKEAEEEESH from the coding sequence GTGAGACAAGACTGGAAGCGGGAATATTTTTCAGTCCCGAATCTGATGGGATACTTCAGGATCATACTGATACCTGTATACTTATGGCTCTATTTTAACGCCAGCGGGACAGCGGATTATATGAAGGCTGCCGCGGTGATCGGAATCTCAGGGCTTACGGACTGCTTTGACGGAAAGATCGCAAGGCGGTTCGATCTGATTACGGAATGGGGAAAGATACTGGACCCCATAGCGGACAAACTGACTCTTGGGGCGGTTATCCTAAGCCTGGCTTTTCGCTATCCATTGATGCGTGCGGTAGTACTGCTGTATATTGTCAAAGAAGGCTATATGCTCATCATGGGAGGCCTGATGATGAAAAAAGGACGGTATATGGACGGTGCCCAGTGGTATGGAAAGGTATGCACTGCATACACCTATGTAATGATATTCCTTCTTCTTATGATACCAGGGATGCCGGATATGGCGACTAAGGCCATGATAGGCCTTTGCTGCCTGATTATGCTGTTTACATTGGCGAAATATGTGCTGTTTTACAGGCGCATGCGAAAAGAAGCAGAAGAAGAGGAATCACATTGA
- a CDS encoding GntR family transcriptional regulator, translated as MLDISSDIPLYKQLSKILYEKIAKGEWKYNEKIPTETELCELYGISRMTVRQAIEDLKNKGYICKKQGLGTFVTHPKVGQEILSFRFYDNDMNETKQVKKIINFDVIQAHEKVARQLELSGSDQVFRIERIFYNDDIPTVVPISYIPYKECPGLTREMVQENGLYNSLGSFGRRPDRANRLFEAVVVKGRPQELMGTPKNTAGLHVERISWSQDTRIEFCESYMRGDMIQFFSEIQNL; from the coding sequence GTGCTGGATATATCAAGCGACATCCCTCTTTACAAACAACTCAGCAAGATTCTGTATGAAAAGATCGCCAAAGGGGAGTGGAAGTACAATGAAAAGATTCCGACGGAAACGGAACTCTGCGAATTATATGGCATCAGCCGAATGACCGTCAGGCAGGCAATAGAGGATCTGAAGAACAAGGGCTATATCTGTAAGAAACAAGGACTTGGCACTTTTGTCACTCATCCGAAGGTAGGGCAGGAAATATTATCATTCCGTTTTTATGATAATGATATGAATGAGACAAAGCAGGTGAAGAAAATCATCAATTTTGACGTGATCCAGGCTCATGAGAAGGTAGCAAGGCAGCTGGAATTGAGCGGATCCGACCAGGTCTTTCGAATAGAGAGGATATTTTATAACGATGATATCCCTACCGTAGTCCCTATTTCTTATATTCCTTATAAAGAATGCCCCGGGCTTACCAGGGAGATGGTGCAGGAGAATGGGCTTTATAATTCTCTGGGAAGTTTTGGAAGACGGCCGGATCGGGCCAATCGGCTGTTTGAAGCCGTGGTTGTCAAAGGGAGGCCGCAGGAACTTATGGGAACGCCGAAGAATACCGCCGGGCTCCATGTGGAGAGAATATCCTGGAGCCAGGATACGAGGATCGAATTCTGTGAATCCTATATGCGTGGCGATATGATTCAATTCTTTTCCGAGATCCAGAATCTATAG
- a CDS encoding ROK family protein: MGYVIGIDIGGTRTKIGLVDTTAGKVCQKEVFLTEKKNEKIFLEKNLSMIRWMEERIPSGGKAKGVGIAASGFVHTDDGRMDGSCGSFLEFFSGYPLKKKIEESAGLPCSVGNDAQLACYGECLYGAGRGYRNVLMLTLGTGVGVGFIQNGRRPDSPAYIHRAGHIKVRGDGEEDCYCGIRGCLERTCCAEGLQKLGTARYIAYLAAGLNQYIYLYAPDLIILGGGAAPALNDHLSDIRSRITATVCDGYKIDIAIGQLQEEGGILGAAAYFQK, from the coding sequence ATGGGATATGTAATCGGAATAGACATAGGAGGCACAAGAACAAAAATCGGGCTTGTGGATACCACGGCAGGGAAAGTCTGCCAAAAAGAAGTTTTCCTGACAGAAAAAAAGAATGAGAAAATATTTCTGGAAAAGAATCTTTCTATGATCCGCTGGATGGAAGAGAGAATTCCATCCGGCGGGAAGGCCAAAGGAGTTGGGATTGCCGCCAGCGGATTTGTCCATACGGATGATGGAAGGATGGATGGAAGCTGCGGGTCATTTCTAGAGTTTTTCAGCGGCTATCCTTTAAAGAAAAAGATAGAAGAATCTGCGGGGCTTCCCTGCAGCGTAGGAAATGACGCGCAGCTGGCCTGCTATGGAGAATGCCTGTATGGCGCGGGCAGGGGCTACCGGAATGTATTGATGTTGACCCTGGGGACAGGAGTGGGAGTAGGATTTATCCAAAATGGAAGAAGACCGGATTCCCCGGCATATATTCACCGGGCAGGCCATATTAAAGTGCGCGGCGACGGGGAAGAGGATTGCTACTGCGGCATCCGTGGATGTCTTGAGAGGACCTGCTGTGCCGAAGGGCTTCAGAAATTAGGGACTGCCAGATATATCGCGTATCTTGCGGCCGGATTGAACCAGTATATCTACCTGTATGCACCGGATCTGATTATTCTTGGCGGTGGAGCGGCACCTGCTTTAAACGACCATCTATCCGATATCCGCAGCCGGATTACCGCCACCGTATGTGATGGATATAAAATAGATATCGCTATCGGGCAATTGCAGGAAGAGGGAGGCATACTTGGGGCAGCAGCCTATTTCCAGAAATAA